GGCACTCAGGGATAACCCTGATTACGTCCCTGCCTACGCGCAGGTGGTGGTCGATGAGTTTCAAGACTTTTGTGCACTTGAGGTCGAACTGATCAAGGCTCTCGCTGGATCGAGCCCTACCCTCATCGTCGGCGACGACGATCAGGCCCTGTACGCCTTCCGGGACGCGTCGCCCGACGCAATCCGAGAGCTCGCTGCCGAAGGGCAGTACCAGCGATTCGAGTTGCCCTTCTGCTCACGGTGCACCGAGGTCCTCGTGGCCGCGACACACACGGTTGTTGACCGAGCGAAGGCCAATGGGCTGCTGACCGGCCGGCTCGACAAGCGTTACGAGTGCTACCTGCCCGGAAAGAGCGCTGAGAGCGCCCTCTACCCGAAGATCAAGCATTTCTCCTGTTCGACTCACAACAGGCAGTCGCCGTACATCGGCCGCCTGATCGCGGAGTGCATCCGACGCATTCCGGCTGGCGAAATTGCCGAGTCATACGCCGAGACCTTTCCGACCGCAATGATCATCGCACCAGAGCCGTTCCGCAGCTTCGTCGAGAAGTACCTCGGAGACGCAGGATTCCAACTCGTCGGTAGCCCAGAGACCAACGGAATCGACGACCTTGTCTTCGCCTACAGGCTCCTCGCGAAGGAACCTGACAGCAACTTTGCCTGGCGCATCATCGCTGGTACTGCCCAACCAGACGGCTGGGAGGAGGCCGTCAGAGAGGCCGTGACCTCTGGCACGCCACTCGTGACCTTGCTCCAGGAGGCGTTCCTCGACGGCCAACGCGATATTGCTGCGCTGGTTGCGAAGGCGTACGGAGACGAGGACATGAGTTCTGAGGACCGGAATTCCTTGGCCGATGCGCTCGCTGTCTCAGTCGACGAACTCGATGATCAGCTCGCGCCCCCCGAACCCGATACGCCGGACCCGTGGGACGAGACCAAGCCGTTGGTGATGGTCACTTCACTGATGGGCTCTAAGGGTCTTCAGGCCGGCCATGTGTTCATCGCTGGAATCAACGCCGGCCACTTCCCCCGCAACAATCAGGCCCCCAACAATGAGGAGGTATGTCAGCTTCTTGTTGCCCTTACCCGCGCAAGGAAGTCATGCACACTTGTGTCAACCAGGAGGCTCGGCGACGCGCAGCTCGGGAAGTCGGTCTTTGTCGACTGGTTGGAGCCACACATCGATCAGACGGTGTACGCGAACAAGACCTACATCGAGGCGTTCGAAGCATCCTGAACAGCCAGCCCCCGACCATCAACGAGGCCAACCGCGGCGAGGTCGAATCTCCACGCCGGCCTGGCGTAGTTCGTTAGCCACCGTCGTGTGGTGGACATCGAACTGCCGGCCGATGCTGGCCAGGGACTGCCCTCCTTCGTAGAGCTCGGCTGCCACCTGGACATCGTCGGCGGCGAGCACACGTCGACCTCCGCCGCGTCGCTGGATGCCGTTCCGCTCTAGATGGCTGGTCACGGTGGTGCGGTGGATCTGGAAGGCAGCGGCCAGCAGATCAGCGGTCTCGCCAGCCTGGTAGCGGCGGACCAGCTCGGCCACCTCGTCGGTCGTCAGCCGACGCTGCACCTGCTTGGCCCGTCTGGTGCGGGGTCCGTCGACCTCAGGATCGGCGTCCTGCGGCGGTTTCTCACCGAGAGGGTTGGGATCCACGGGGTTCGAGAACAGCGCGGTTAGGTCCACTCGATCGTGGTGGGCTCGTCCGACCGGGCGTGTCGGATTGCGTCGCACGTCTGCTGGGCCCTGGCGGCGACCTTCGAGCTTGCACTCCGTTCGGCCGTCAGGAATCGGGCCTGTCCGGGTCAGCCGTCAAGAACGCCGGGAGGTCGCGCCGAGCATGTAACACCCGCCAGATGTCGATGCGGTCGTCGTCGGGAACGTAGAAGAGCAGATAGGGAAACCGCTGGAGGGGCCAACTCCTCAGGTTCGGGATCTCGAGTTCGAAGGCGAACCGGAGGGAGCCGATGTACGGGTGGTCGCAGAGGCGCGTGATCGCGACCTCGAGCGCGTCGACGAAGTCGAGGGCGATCTCGGGGCCTGCTTCGTCGCGGTAGTGGACCATCGTCTCCTCGACGTCGCGCTCCGCGGCAGCGCGAAGTTGGGCTTGCACGAGGCCGATCTCAGCCCGCTGATCGCGCCTGGTCTCGCAGCGACGCGAAGTACGCGGCGTCGGCGTTGGCAGTCACCGGGCCCCGAGCGCCTTCGAGGAGTGCCGCACGAAGCTGTCGGCGGTCGTGGTCGCGCCTGATGAGCTCGCGGACGTACTCGCTGGTGGACCCGTAGTTCCCTTCGTTGACCTGGGCATCCACGAAGGAGCGGAGCTCGTCGGGAAGCGAGACGTTCATGGTGGTCACGGTTTGATCCTAGCCTCTTGGCAAGGTTTGCCAAGAGGCCCGCGACAGCATCGCCCAGCAGGGCCAGGACCTGCGGGTCCGCGCCGCCAACTGAACAGGAGTCTGGTTCGAACACCGCCCCATCAGCTCCACCACGCGCCAGTCAGCCGCCGTCGAGGTCGATGCGCTGGACCGAGCCGGCGTCGCCCAGGCTGTCCAGGCAGGTCACCCAGACGGAGAAGCCGACGACCGCCACTGCGTTCACGTCCTCCAGCGTGCAGATCTGCGCGCTCGCCACCTCGCCCGTCTCCCCGTCGACGCGGACCAGCGCTCCGGAGTGGGTCGCCCACGCCCGGCCGGGGCTGGTGGCGATGACGGAACGGGTCCCCGTCTCGAAGCCGCCCACCTCCACCGCGTACTCGTCGACCACCTCACCATCGGCGATCGCCGTGACCGTGTCGCCACCGCGGTCGACGATCCACACGCTGCCGTCGTCGGCCAGGGCCACGCCCGACGGGTCCGGGCCGACGGCCACCTCCTCCACGACCTGCTCGGTGCTCGGGTCCACCCGGAGGACCCGGCCGGCGTCGGCCTCGTCGGTCACCCACACGGCCTCGTCGGTGGCGGCGACGCCGACCAGCGTGGCCTGGATGGTCACGCCGCCGACGAACTGGTTGGTCGCCGGGTCGATGCGCTGCAGGTTGGGAGCCCCCAGCGTGGTGACCCACACGGCGTCGTCCGTGGCGGCGATGGCCTGGGGCTGAGCGTCGAGGAGGAGGGTGGTCACCACCTCGTTGGTCGACGCATCGATGCGTGTGACGGTGCCGTCGCAGGCGTTCAGGACCCAGACGGCGCCCGCCCCAAGCGCCAGGCGCTCGGGGCAGTCACCGACGTCGACCGTCGCGACGGTGCGGCCGGTCGCCGGGTCGAGCCGGGTCACGCTCCCACCCACGTTGTTGGTGACCCACACCGCCTGGCCGTCGGCGACGAGCCCGTAGGGGCGGGCGCCGGCGGGCACCGCGGTGATCGACGCGATGTCCCCCTCGAACCCGTCCAGGTCCGGGCCGAACGGCGGGATGGTGAAGGTGGTGTCCGCCGTCTCGTCCTCGGTGTCGGCCGTGGTCGGTGCCGTGTTCGCCGTGGTCGCCGTCGCCGCATCCGAGCGATCATCGACACGG
This portion of the Acidimicrobiales bacterium genome encodes:
- a CDS encoding helix-turn-helix domain-containing protein, encoding MDLTALFSNPVDPNPLGEKPPQDADPEVDGPRTRRAKQVQRRLTTDEVAELVRRYQAGETADLLAAAFQIHRTTVTSHLERNGIQRRGGGRRVLAADDVQVAAELYEGGQSLASIGRQFDVHHTTVANELRQAGVEIRPRRGWPR
- a CDS encoding type II toxin-antitoxin system RelE/ParE family toxin translates to MVHYRDEAGPEIALDFVDALEVAITRLCDHPYIGSLRFAFELEIPNLRSWPLQRFPYLLFYVPDDDRIDIWRVLHARRDLPAFLTADPDRPDS
- a CDS encoding type II toxin-antitoxin system ParD family antitoxin; translated protein: MTTMNVSLPDELRSFVDAQVNEGNYGSTSEYVRELIRRDHDRRQLRAALLEGARGPVTANADAAYFASLRDQARSAG
- a CDS encoding ATP-dependent helicase → QAVRSRLPLVRELPAPSPAPRRRDHLAHPPTPTPDPNPLSPLSRVEPVKDLSGSLGEGTEVQSFHGLAKKLLHQGLPGTPPNIHYRPFTFIRLAAEDLLLIEGLTMDEMEIGQRFRSLEPDSTAVVSTLRSGDYYRAVGYDDSVFRVYRALRDNPDYVPAYAQVVVDEFQDFCALEVELIKALAGSSPTLIVGDDDQALYAFRDASPDAIRELAAEGQYQRFELPFCSRCTEVLVAATHTVVDRAKANGLLTGRLDKRYECYLPGKSAESALYPKIKHFSCSTHNRQSPYIGRLIAECIRRIPAGEIAESYAETFPTAMIIAPEPFRSFVEKYLGDAGFQLVGSPETNGIDDLVFAYRLLAKEPDSNFAWRIIAGTAQPDGWEEAVREAVTSGTPLVTLLQEAFLDGQRDIAALVAKAYGDEDMSSEDRNSLADALAVSVDELDDQLAPPEPDTPDPWDETKPLVMVTSLMGSKGLQAGHVFIAGINAGHFPRNNQAPNNEEVCQLLVALTRARKSCTLVSTRRLGDAQLGKSVFVDWLEPHIDQTVYANKTYIEAFEAS